From Xyrauchen texanus isolate HMW12.3.18 unplaced genomic scaffold, RBS_HiC_50CHRs HiC_scaffold_402, whole genome shotgun sequence:
TATTACACTGAGGATTTGTTGAAGCAGGTAAACAGATGACTGCAACATTCTCTTGTAGCTGTTCCACAAGCTGTGTTCTTTTTGTCTTTTAGGAACCAAAAGATGGCTGCTGCCCAGAAGCATGTGCTGCGTGTGTATGTTGCACGAGACACCGCCCTGAAACTTACTCTACTTGAGCGACCAAAGTCAGTGGAAGAGCTGAAAGAAATAATGCAAGAGAGGTTCAAGCCGAGACTGGATGGGGACTTTAGCCTACACTATGAGGATCCGGACTTTGATGGTGATCTTTGTCTTCTTTTGGACATCCAGGAGTTACCAGAGAAGGGTACATTGAGAGTCGTTAGACCTGAAGGTGACACCTCATCTACTGCATCTTCTGACACAGACATACTCCCACATGTACCTGCGTTACAGCGCCAGAAGAGTTGGCCTGATCTCTTTGTTGTTCCTGGTTTTGGTTATGAAATGGATCTTATACTAGAAGAAGGAAATCGTGTTTATGAGGAATCAGCAAAATTGCAGAAGTTAAACAGGTCACAGAAGAGTGACATCCTTAAAAAAATGGCAGAAACGATCTTCAGTTTTAAACCATACCCACATGACAAGGAATTGGCAATGGCTGCTCAAGCTTTGATTACAGCTCATCCATGTCTCAGAATGACGGCTGGTGAAGACGGGGAGTTGGGATGGAAACGTCACATAGGGTACAAGGTTGCATCTTACCGTAACAATCTGGCCAAAGCAGGGGTTGCAGAAGTAGCCATCAAcacagggaggcggagccgaaacAACCCCGACAATGATCATCCCCATCGAAACATAAAGAAAGCTCGAAAAGCTGAGGTCAACTACATCATCAACTTACCGAAGGATCAAACCCCAGCCACTCTGGAAACAATGAGAGAAGAAATCATACATGAAGTCGAAAAGACTGAGAGAAACCAATTAGTCATAGGCAAGCTCATGAACACAACCTATGCCCTTCGTCGCCAAGAAATCGTTGCAGCTGTTGTAGCTCCACGGGTGAGAGACGTCATGGACAGATGGCCAGCCCTACTTATGGAGTcacaggtaaaaaaataaaatattattttattattttactgttcTCCCTGTTGAGAGCAATTAATCAACATGACTCTTTAGTATGCCCATTTTGAACATGATTgatttttcatatatttaaatGACTGTTTTAAAAATCTAAGTTATCAAAAATTCACCAAATGGCAGATGTAAAAGTAGACAACACATCATGCTGTGACACATTTTTGCCATTCACAGTAATCAAAGTATAcagagatttattttaatttcctttAGATAACATTTTACAGCctgttttaaattaaagaatgacAATTAACTTTCTATTTTGACCTTGGTTCTGACTCATCCCTAGTAGAATTGCCCTTGGTTTTGCTACCTGGCAACTGAAAACTTCTTAAAATGTTCACAATTCTGTTCCTAATTCATCTTTGTATATTTCTGTGTAATTCTGTCCATGTACAGGTGTTTGCAGAGTTCCACCGAATCAACAATGTTAACCTGCGCAATCAGTTCTACAAGGAGCTGGACAGACACACGCCTAAACTCATCACCTTGTTCAGAGACAAGGCCACCAAGACTGGCAAGACAGCGGAGGAGCTAGCCAAGCTCATGAGGATTTATGATCTTCAGGTAAATTTTAAACTTTACATGATCCAGAAACAGATTATTAACAGATTATATTCAGACAACTATAAGAAACCATAGTGTGAATTGCCTGGACTGTGCCCTGAGGTTAAGTGATTATTCCATGAACACAATATTGTCATCTCATCAGAGATAGACATCTTGACAAGATGTATTCTATCAGAAAGAGGTACCTTTAAAAGATACTTTATCAGCTTCAATTTGAAGTCCAAATAACTACTGTTTTCGTgaaattttatttacaattttacgTTTTTTCCTTTGTGTGTTATTAAAGTATTTACAATAGAAAGttattaatttgaaaaatgttttactgaaGAAATGGTGACCCAAAATACTGAATCTACCATCTATAGCAATGACCACCATCAGAATATGGAGCTATTTaacactttgattttttttttaagtgtttgctCTGCATTTGTGTAATTACTGTTGTAATGGATATTTTTTGTCCATCTAGGAACAACGTGATGTAAATATGAGACGGGCCCTCGTCCTTCGTGCACTTCCTGTGTACCTGCGTGAAGATGCCTCCAAGTTCTTCAGGACCTGTAATGTAAGTGTACTGGCCTCACTATCAATCCCTTTGCCTAGCTATTCAGTCAGCTTAAACATATAACATCACTCAAAGAACTCTAGGAGAACCAGGGGGTATTTCAGAAAGCAGGTTATGTGAAAACTCAGAGTGAACCCTGAGATGAGGGAAACTCTTGAGTTATCCATTCCAGAGGGTAATTCCAGAAAGGAGGTTCAACAAACTCTAAGCCTAACCCTGAACTCTGAGTTGACTTACCCTGAGTTTTCAGTTCCagaatagcaaatctgagttaggTAATTCGACTCTGAGTATCTTAACTCTGAGTTGAGCTTGTGCCTGACGAGTAGTATAAAGCCATCAATGGAGCTCTGATACTGTGATTCTCCATGGCAAACAGGATGCAGAGAGGTAACTTAAACTCTGGGTCTGTTACTGTGGTAACTTACTCTGTGAACCAAACCTGCCAGTGAGCTGGTTAACCTGAAGAAACCCTGAGTCTGACGGAGCTGTCTGACAGCGGCTGTCCTTTCCTTCTCAGTCCGATCATGTTAAAGCAGAAATAATTCACATAGTTTTACACCAGGAAGAGAATTTTGATTCATTTAGATGAGCTCTCACTCCCTGACAAGGACTGAACCGAACAGTAGACCGCTTCTCATCAGTCCGTAATTTATATACTCCGGCCGCACAGCTGAATATCAGACTACACGTCATCGCTGACGTGCTCTCAGATCAGAACAATCGTCtttgttttagcttttttttttatcaccttGCAGGTTTAATCAATCGCCTTCCATCAGCCAGAAAAAGATAATTAACtaataatactataataataatatttagagtCGAATTACCTAACTCAGATCAGCTGTTCTGGAACTGAAAACTCAGGGTAAGTCAACTCAGAGTTCAGGGTTAGGCTTAGAGTTTGTTGAACCTCCTTCCTGGAATAGCCCCCAGGACCTGTTTATGAAGTTTACTTGAGTTGTTATTCTGCAAACTGACATGTAGAAATTACATAAATGAAAAGGTAAGTAATAAAGCATTCCACTAAACAAAAAGTATGCTAACAGATAGGTGTGAAACTAACATAAGATATAAGCATATGTAAAGAAAATAGTTTAAACATGTAGCTTAGTTGCAGTCTAAGTGCCAGTAATGTTTAGAGATCATTAGCATGATTTGTATCCTTGAGGGGCTGAACTCATTCTtgtattatttgtgttttatagtCAGCAGATGGTCCAGACCTCACTGACACTCCAGTGGCTCTCCTGACAGTCGTCACGGATAACACTACTGATGCGGCCCTCTTCAGCCCTGAGCGCATCTGTATTGTCGTGGAGGATGAAATGCTTGTGAGTGGTCCCACAAATCTGGCTGACTCATTTCTCCTGCTATTTGGGTACGTCTATGCACTAGACCTACAGTACCCAAAGAATCTCGAGCTTAcctttacatttatacaaaaagtTTAATGTGTCTTGAGGACAACAAACCACTGAAAGGGCGTCTACTGATGCTGAAGAATGATTTGTTCAATGAGTGAATCACTCAGAATGGACTATTTGTTGAGCTGAGTATTGAggaagttttttgttgttttttctcctCTTTACAAATGTAATCATTTGCCTGTTCTACCTCACATTTAAGATGACACTGTTTGCCTTTTCTACCTCAGATTTAAGATGAGACTGTTTGCCTCTTCTACCTCAGATTTAATTAATTGATTGTTAAAAGATAAATATCACAACATTGACGCATTGCCCAGCCCAAGTTTTTGCACTTAATAACGCACATAATAACTTGTGGGAAACGACTGTTTCATGCACTAtacatgtttaatgttctgttggcTAATGCCTACCTTGATGTTGTCAGTTGAATGGCAACAGTTGAActtcatttgaattttaaaataaaacaaagtgagTTGCAGCCTTCAAGGTACAGTAAGTGcctaaatgtttttaaacagtattgaaggatcACGCTGACTTTTTGGGATTTTAGGTTATTCACCGTATCCCCCAGAGTTAGATAAGTCCACACACACCCTTCTCATCTCTGTGCGTGCTGTAACTCTGTTTGACGCACCCACCGCTAGCCTAGTTTAGCACAAAGACTGGAAGTAAATGGCTACAGCTAGCATACTAATCCCAATAAGGGACAAAATAACGCCAACATTTTCCTATTTATATGTTGTGATTTGTATAGTCACAGTGTGTACAAATAACAAGGTCATATGAGACACAGGCATCTTTTAACCGTATACATAGGTTTAAAGACGGTTAAAAGATGTCTGTGTCTCATATGACCTTGTCTGTACATAATGTGACTATACAATAATAAGATCATATGAGACACAGGCATCTTTTAACCGTATACATAGGTTAAAAGACGGTTAAAAGATGCCTGTGTCTCATATGACCTTGTTATTTGTACACACTGTGACTATACAAATCACAACATATAAATAGGAAAATGTTGGCGTTATTTTGTCACTTATTGGGAGAAGTATGCTAGCTGGAGCCATTTACTTCCAGTCTTTGTGCTAAGCTAGGCTAGCGGTGGGTGTGTCAGACACGCAGTTATGGCACGCACAGAGATGAGAAGGGTGTGTGTGGACTTATCTAACTCTGGGGGATACGGTGAATAACCTAAAGTCCCAAAAAGTCGCTGTGTTCTTTTAAATGGCTCCACATTCTAATAGTTGTCATTGCTGTTGAGGATGGATAATACTTAGAATCTTATTTAATTTTATCATGAATCCCTTGTGAGTTTTTATCATAATGTTTACTGAATAATGTGAGATGGAGACCTAAAATACTGAATCTACCCTCTGTAGCAATGACCACTATCAGAATATGGAACTATTAACacttaatgtacttttttttcaTGAAATCATTTCCTTTTATTTTATGACAAGCACTTTGTTTTGACTGAGCTCCTTCGATTTGTGCCTTTTAAAAAGCACAttgtgttgaataaaaaaaagttgCTAAATTGTCACTGTGGTGTCACTTTCATGTTTTCTGACATTATTAGCTGATTATAATTGTGTAGTGGGCCGACATCAGTATTTTAGTTTAGAATACATTTTGATTATGAGTTGAAAATTATAGAAAATTGAGTGTATTTCCCACATTATATGAGTTTAAGAATATTGAAAATTTTGAGTGTATTTCCCACATTTTATGAGTTgaagaatatttaaattatttagtgaaTTACTCACTTATTTTAAGTTGAggaatatcaatatttataagaTAACCTTGAGATAATTTAAGGcaactgtaaatataatttttattttatgtaaacttaaaacatttaaaaacatcactaaaatatttttgtgtaatctgttacaaaataatttttgagttctgtgaacttattagggtttacagtgtagatAAACCTTTCAGTGACACTATTGTAGAAGACACTACCAAGTACTTAACAAAAATATGTCTGATTTCATAAATTGTTTAGTATATAGTTTGAAAAGAAGAACAAGAATAGAGTGTGATAGCCTAAATAGAGTGTGATAGCCTAACTTGTTCTTATTCTtctatgttttgttttacagcCACATACCCCACGGTTGAGTGCTCCCTGTCATCAAGTGTGGAGGTTCCACTTACTGCAACCTCAACAAAACTAAATCCTCAAGAGGAATTTGGTAATTCACAGTGATGAATTtatgaatgtacagtataaaaaaagtGTTCATTCTGATACTGATCAGTTGACTTTTAATTGTTCCTTATCTATAGTGAATGATCCCTTACCGCTTTATTTTTGGATTTtctttacagaaaaaaatatgaagAGGCTCTCTGATATTTTGGCGTCATGTCCTTCTGCTGCTCAGCCTCAAAGTAGCTCTGCATCATCATGGTCTTTTCGGCAGCAGAAAGCCTCAGAGCGCTGGAAAGAAGCAAGACCATACCACCTAAAATGCCTTATTTCAAAAGAGGCTGTTGGTCATCCCCTGTGTTGGCTTTGCAACGAGCCTGCTGTTATTAGGTTGGTTTTCATTAATACCAAACTTCAATTACCCAGAGTAGGTTTGCTGAGTGCCCTGCTTTATAGGCGAAGATACATGTCTTTTGGGATGGGAGAAGACTTGGATACCCAgatgaaaaacacattaatgaGAAAAGTAAATctaggaccttcttgctgtgaggtgacagtgctaaaCACTGAGCCACTATGCAAGCCTTTACAATTAAATCAAACCTCATAAAAGTGAAATAGCTTAAATAGAGTGTACAGTACTTTATATGAGTTATTCACCTGAaagaatgtattatattatattataatattgttttcttttctccctAGGTGCAGAGAGTGTCTTCCTGAGGAGTGGTTCTGTGGGGACTGTGATGTATTGCATCACAAAAAACAGCCACTCCACAACAGGGAATGCGTGATTCGTGgttttttttgaagccattactCCAACCACATGCATCATTAAAGGGGAAGATGGATATTGCACCCATGAGCAAGGTACGTTCTCAAGAAAGCTTTAATTTTGCTTTTCAATGTGTGTCTGTAGACAGTTACAGATCATCTAAATTATTGGTTTTCCTTATTTTTGCCAGCTTGCATTTTGCCAACTGTTAAGGTGCCAGACTGCTCCTGTGGAGGCACAAATTTCACTATGTTACCAGGAAAACCAGTGATTTTAATTACCatcaatggtaaaaaaaaaaatatatatatatatatatatatatatatatatatatatatatatatatatatatatatatatatatatatataatttgatgttTTTCACACTAGTGTGCTGTGGCATTGTGCTTACAGTTGCAGAAGTGTCAGAACATATGGAATAGCACATGGTATTGTTATTAACTGAAACAAAGACAGATGGGGTTTTTTTTGTCctccacaaataaaaaaattattagcatCTTTCCAGCATGATGTCCAATCAACACAGCAGTGTGGAATTTAGTGAATTAGAAGATATAAATGTGGGATTATAGGAACTTGTGCAATGTCTCTAAACCATTCACAATGTGCATAATGAACTAAGTGTTGTAAAATTAAGTATGTGGTAAGtgtgtattatattttaaaaaaaattttgttccAAGGGCGTTTTGACTTGCATCAGCCACTGTATGAATGTCAAACCTGCCAGCAGCAGTGGACCCCTGACATGAAGGACCTCCTAAGAAGTGGATATTGGCCAGCCTCCGTAACCAATTCCACACTTTATACACTGGACCTCCTGAGCTCCCTTCAGGAACTCAAGATCATATCTCCGGGATTCTCCAGACAAGCCTTTGCAAAGCTGCTGGAACATCGCACTAAGTGTGGAGGAAGAGTAAGTGTAAATGTTATtaccattttataaaaaaaaatccataagcaGACAATATCAAAATACaatttcattctatatattttcCAGTCTGGACCTATCAACGGCGATGCACTGCAGCGCAGTTTCTTAGAGCTTTCATATGCATCATTTGAGGAAGACCAGCTCTGCTGTAGTGCTCCTTTCACCTGCCCAGCCTGCACGCCGGAAATGTTGGCTGTTTCAGCAGATGGAAACAGAAAGCTATATCAGCTTTCGCCGAAACGGAAGGTGATCTTTCTTCCAgtctttttattgatttattttcttaCTTCATATATTTCATGAAtggattttctatttttctttcttcctcaGCTCTGATGATCCTGGCTTTTTTGAGGGGCTCTTTGTGGCTGAAGACAGTGCGGTGTCTAGATTTGTAGACACCATACAGAAAGCAGTGAAAAATGCAAGTTGACAAAATAGTTGTTACAATAATAAACATAACCCCCACTTCAACTACTTCTGCCTACCAACTTTAAAATCAAATTGAGAGAATAAATGCCATATATTGAATGACACCATTGCTTTTATTTGATTTgtcatgtttgttttgtgtgtcatAGACACAGGGAAGAGGCACATGTGGGGACTCCCATTGGACAGCAGCGAGGGAAACTTCAAGGAGGGCTACAAAATTGGATGAAGAGGGGATGGAGGTTGCTGTGTGTCGCCATGGGTTCCTTTTGAAAGCCCTTAATATGTACAGGGGGGAGATATTTGCCTACCCTCTGTACCTTCAAAGGGAGCTCATGCCAGCCAAGGCACAATTCTTTGCAATGGACgtggcatgcaaatactggcCATACCTGGAGAAATTTGCTAGTGTCCTTCCTGCTCTTCAGGAACTGACCACTATGAAACCCTTTCTAAGTGTGATGCATGCTCGAGCCCATGCTACTAAGTGTGAGGTGTGTATAATATTTTGGCATCATatgtacatttgtaatatttacaagcacattaataatatgaaatataagTTAAGCTACACTATATTATCTTGTCTTTTTTGCATAACCATTTCTTGCATGGAATGTAATGACCTTTGATGCAAATTGTGGTTTGTGATATTGggctatataaattaaattaaattgaatttctTCCACCCTTTACCAACAGATTAATTGGAGTGGCAGGAACCAGGGACAGCTGTGAGGAGGTGAGCAAGTGAACAGTTACCTCACGTTGTGCTGCACCAAATTATGTCAAGCAGGTGATCGAGTTGCATATTCGTATACTTTTTAGATTGATCATCATAACCTCATTATTTGCTTTCAACAGCACGGGTGGACATGCTTACATTGCATGCAATAGGGTGGAATGAGAAAAAAATCTCTCTTTACATCAGGCACTTTCCACAAGATATGTGAAGGTAAGTCTcatattaattgttttgtgtgtcctTTTGTTGTGTTTGCTTGGCCTGTTGTTAATCATACAAAGTTTTAATCCTGATTATTGTATAACACTGTTCATCAGACTTTTCAGAGACTCCATGATGAGACTGCAAGGCTAGCTGACCTAAAAACAGAGCTAGATTGCACAGATGAAGTGGTGTCACAGTGGCTATCTGATGTAAAGGAATGGGCAGCTGGTGGtaagcaaaagaaaaacaaacatccCTTTCTACAATCTAAAGTTTGATATTAAAGAGCAGCAAAAAATAGTAGGCGGATCATCATCTATGTAacccgcactcacacacacaagatgagacagtcacaatgtaaatcaaaactgcttttatttgtataagagcaggcaaaggtacattaaggaaaatccagagggagaatggtcgaggaaagcgtagggtcgagagccgggtaaTCAGGATGATACagaagggcaaatctacaaatagagtggtcaagggaaGCAAGGGGTCAAGCCGGGTAATCAAATGTATAGACGAGGtaatctaacaagtagaaaagaCAGGGAAAAACTAGGGGATCACTAGTCGCTGGCAAAGTGCAGGGGTAAACTATACGATAACCAACAAATGAGAAATGAATGTGTAGTGGTAGATATAGTGAAACAAagcagcggtgcaggtgaaacgaatgacaggtgattgggactgtgCGAGTGCGGAAGTGTCTAATACTCTGGCGATAGGGAGCGGGCATGAGTGCCCGAGGGGGGAGAATGCGAGCGAGCGTGAAAGCTCGGGGAAACTGAACGAGTGTGGGAACTCGAGGGAATGGGTTGAGCCGAAGAGGCGGGATTCGTTACAATCTAATGTGATGCCACATTTATGTCAGGTTTATTAGTATATTCCAGTTCCCTGCAGGAAGTGCACATACAAAGTTTAAATAAGTTGGATTAAAAGGTTTTACATAAAATTCAAACAGAGAAACGGTTCTGTGTTGTTTTAACAGTAAATTTGCTTTCACTATATCTGCTACAGAGACACCTGATACATCTCGTGCCAGTCAAGGCACAACACACAGAGGAATGCAGCAATCAATTGAGGGGCTCTACCTTAGTGTGAGGCACCGGAAGCGAA
This genomic window contains:
- the LOC127642134 gene encoding uncharacterized protein LOC127642134, yielding MAAAQKHVLRVYVARDTALKLTLLERPKSVEELKEIMQERFKPRLDGDFSLHYEDPDFDGDLCLLLDIQELPEKGTLRVVRPEGDTSSTASSDTDILPHVPALQRQKSWPDLFVVPGFGYEMDLILEEGNRVYEESAKLQKLNRSQKSDILKKMAETIFSFKPYPHDKELAMAAQALITAHPCLRMTAGEDGELGWKRHIGYKVASYRNNLAKAGVAEVAINTGRRSRNNPDNDHPHRNIKKARKAEVNYIINLPKDQTPATLETMREEIIHEVEKTERNQLVIGKLMNTTYALRRQEIVAAVVAPRVRDVMDRWPALLMESQVFAEFHRINNVNLRNQFYKELDRHTPKLITLFRDKATKTGKTAEELAKLMRIYDLQEQRDVNMRRALVLRALPVYLREDASKFFRTCNSADGPDLTDTPVALLTVVTDNTTDAALFSPERICIVVEDEMLVSGPTNLADSFLLLFGCRECLPEEWFCGDCDVLHHKKQPLHNRECVIRGFF